Proteins from one Ornithobacterium rhinotracheale genomic window:
- the panB gene encoding 3-methyl-2-oxobutanoate hydroxymethyltransferase, whose protein sequence is MSVNKEIKKITTEILRNSKGKDKIAMLTAYDYTMAQLADAGGLDAILVGDSAANVMAGHETTLPITLEQMIYHAQCVVRGTSRALVVVDMPFGTYQSNSDKALDSAIKIMKETNAQAVKLEGGAEIAEAVQKIVQAGIPVMAHLGLTPQSINQLGSYALRAKKNAEAEKLKKDALLLQDLGAFALVLEKIPTQLAKEVTESLNIPTIGIGAGAHCDGQVLVLQDMLGMNEGFKPKFLRQYAHLGKQITGAVSQYVQDVKANHFPNESESY, encoded by the coding sequence ATGTCAGTAAATAAGGAAATAAAAAAAATCACAACTGAAATTTTAAGAAACTCCAAAGGGAAAGATAAAATTGCAATGCTCACTGCCTACGATTACACCATGGCACAATTGGCAGATGCAGGTGGGCTAGATGCGATTTTGGTCGGTGATTCTGCTGCGAATGTAATGGCGGGGCACGAAACTACTCTGCCCATTACGCTTGAGCAAATGATTTACCATGCCCAATGTGTGGTGCGTGGCACTTCGCGGGCGCTGGTGGTGGTAGATATGCCCTTTGGAACCTACCAGTCTAACTCTGATAAAGCCTTGGACTCTGCCATTAAAATTATGAAAGAAACCAATGCCCAAGCTGTAAAATTAGAAGGCGGGGCAGAAATTGCAGAAGCCGTGCAAAAAATCGTGCAGGCAGGAATCCCTGTGATGGCGCATCTTGGGCTTACTCCGCAAAGTATCAATCAATTGGGGAGCTATGCTCTAAGGGCTAAGAAAAATGCCGAGGCTGAAAAATTGAAAAAAGATGCTCTTTTATTACAAGATTTAGGTGCATTTGCTTTGGTTTTAGAAAAAATCCCAACGCAATTGGCAAAAGAAGTTACCGAAAGCCTAAACATTCCCACCATTGGGATTGGGGCGGGGGCGCACTGCGATGGGCAAGTCTTGGTATTGCAAGATATGCTTGGTATGAACGAGGGCTTTAAACCCAAATTCCTGCGCCAGTATGCCCACTTAGGCAAGCAAATCACTGGTGCCGTTTCGCAATATGTGCAAGATGTAAAGGCCAACCATTTCCCCAATGAATCTGAAAGCTATTAA
- a CDS encoding DUF3810 domain-containing protein — protein sequence MMGNLKKLKGLYFWLIIYLIIWALKHSEFFTQSLYTQWYAFFYPLYTRAFGWVFFSVGDFVYLFVALFLIQFIYCGLKLMVQRNGQWLHFLNKILWLTGLMYASFHFLWAFNYYKKPIFEEMRPADTTELKIIANDILAKTKAQSQWVPRKPSGEMLFVPQAFNSLIQDSIQGLHALNLPFREMPKRRKKNSIYSFAMHYMGVSGYYNPFTAEAQITQGLPSVSQPFTMAHEQAHQMGYAFESEANFVGYLACVQSPSPALRYAANYKALRYVLRAIYPKDSTFVRQKMQAYSPEMQADYQAELDYFNKYNSAADKVFSAMNHQYLKANNQAEGLESYGKFVALLVEYYRLQKP from the coding sequence ATGATGGGAAATTTGAAAAAACTTAAAGGCTTATATTTTTGGCTAATCATTTATTTAATCATTTGGGCATTAAAGCATTCAGAGTTCTTTACGCAGTCGCTTTATACGCAGTGGTATGCCTTTTTTTATCCGCTATATACACGGGCATTTGGTTGGGTGTTTTTTTCAGTGGGGGATTTCGTGTATTTATTTGTAGCCTTATTTTTAATACAGTTCATTTATTGTGGGCTAAAACTTATGGTGCAGAGAAACGGGCAGTGGCTTCACTTCCTCAATAAAATATTATGGCTCACGGGGCTGATGTATGCCAGTTTTCATTTTCTATGGGCGTTTAATTATTACAAAAAGCCGATTTTCGAAGAGATGCGCCCTGCTGATACCACGGAATTGAAAATCATAGCAAATGATATTTTGGCTAAGACAAAAGCACAATCGCAGTGGGTGCCGCGCAAGCCATCGGGTGAGATGCTATTTGTGCCACAGGCGTTTAATTCCTTAATTCAAGATTCAATTCAGGGGCTTCACGCATTGAATTTGCCGTTTAGAGAAATGCCTAAGCGGCGCAAGAAAAATAGCATTTATAGTTTTGCAATGCACTACATGGGCGTGAGTGGCTATTACAATCCGTTTACTGCCGAGGCACAGATTACGCAGGGTTTGCCTTCTGTGAGTCAGCCCTTTACTATGGCACACGAGCAGGCGCACCAGATGGGCTATGCTTTTGAGAGTGAGGCTAATTTTGTGGGGTATTTGGCCTGTGTGCAGAGCCCTAGTCCTGCCTTGCGCTATGCAGCAAATTACAAGGCTTTGCGCTATGTTTTGCGTGCCATTTACCCAAAGGATTCTACATTTGTGAGGCAAAAGATGCAAGCCTATTCGCCAGAGATGCAGGCGGATTATCAAGCCGAGCTAGATTATTTTAATAAATATAATAGTGCGGCAGATAAGGTGTTTAGCGCTATGAATCACCAATATTTAAAGGCTAATAATCAAGCGGAGGGCTTGGAGAGTTATGGCAAATTTGTAGCCCTTTTAGTAGAATATTACCGCTTACAAAAGCCCTAA
- the alaS gene encoding alanine--tRNA ligase, with product MKSNEIRSKFLDFFASKKHEIVASAPIVLKDDPTLMFTNAGMNQFKDFFLGHQQSKFPRIADTQKCLRVSGKHNDLDDVGKDTYHHTMFEMLGNWSFGDYFKKEAIAWAWELLTEVYKIDKNQIYVTVFEGDKEDGTPFDQEAYDCWKEHIDSARILNGNKKDNFWEMGASGPCGPCSEIHVDIRPLEERQKVDGKTLVNKDHPQVIEVWNLVFMEFNRKADGKLEKLPAKNVDTGMGFERLCMILQGKTSNYDTDVFSGLIKQLEQISGVKYGQDEKTDIAIRVIVDHVRAVSFAIADGQLPSNNGAGYVIRRILRRAIRYGFTFLNLKTEFIYKLVETLKDEMGEAFPELVKQYDVIKNVIKEEESSFLKTLDNGLLILDSMIASVKDNKLSGAKAFELYDTYGFSFDLTQLIVAEKGISVDEAEFEKELAKQKQRSKNAASLKTDDWVVLADDDEQEFIGYDSTEVDVKIVKYRKVESNKKTFYQLVFNVTPFYAESGGQVGDKGALIASNGERVYIIDTKKENNLSVHIVEELPSDVNAQFKAVVAKDLRQNTMANHSATHLLHQALRQILGTHVEQKGSKVDAKNLRFDFSHFKKLSPEEILEVEHFVNEKIKEKIALQEFRSIPKEEALAKGAMALFGEKYGDNVRLIQFGESKELCGGTHVPNTADIWYFKIQNESAVAAGIRRIEAITGAEALDYFKTNEEELRQIQSQLNVNKEPLKAVVSLQTENEKLKAEIEQLKREQAKGVKQEWKSQVVEINGINAIFARAEMDNALIKDLIFQLKTELENAFIVVANLYEGKATISVGISDALAKGKSLHAGNLVREWAKEIHGGGGGQPTFATAGGKLPEGLDKVLTLAKEKLENL from the coding sequence ATGAAATCTAACGAAATAAGAAGCAAGTTTTTAGACTTCTTCGCCTCCAAAAAACACGAAATTGTAGCCTCCGCGCCGATTGTTTTAAAAGACGATCCTACCCTTATGTTTACCAATGCGGGGATGAACCAATTTAAGGATTTTTTCCTCGGTCACCAGCAGTCGAAATTTCCGCGCATTGCCGATACGCAAAAATGTTTGCGCGTTTCTGGTAAGCATAATGATTTAGACGATGTAGGGAAAGACACCTACCACCACACCATGTTTGAGATGCTTGGAAACTGGTCTTTTGGGGATTATTTCAAAAAAGAGGCCATCGCGTGGGCTTGGGAATTGCTTACCGAAGTTTACAAAATCGATAAAAATCAGATTTATGTTACCGTTTTTGAAGGCGATAAAGAAGACGGAACGCCTTTTGACCAAGAGGCTTACGATTGCTGGAAAGAACATATAGATTCAGCTAGAATTTTAAACGGAAACAAAAAAGATAATTTCTGGGAAATGGGTGCGAGCGGCCCATGTGGTCCGTGTTCAGAAATCCATGTAGACATTCGCCCGCTGGAAGAAAGACAAAAAGTAGATGGGAAAACTTTAGTAAATAAAGATCACCCGCAAGTTATCGAAGTTTGGAATTTGGTATTTATGGAATTTAACCGTAAAGCCGATGGCAAATTAGAAAAATTACCAGCCAAAAATGTGGATACAGGCATGGGATTTGAGCGTCTTTGTATGATTTTACAAGGAAAAACTTCCAACTATGATACCGATGTTTTCTCAGGTTTAATCAAGCAATTAGAGCAAATTTCAGGCGTAAAATATGGTCAAGACGAAAAAACAGACATTGCAATTCGCGTGATTGTAGACCATGTGCGTGCAGTTTCGTTTGCCATTGCAGACGGGCAATTGCCGTCTAACAACGGAGCTGGATATGTAATTCGTAGAATTTTGCGCCGCGCGATTCGTTACGGTTTTACTTTCTTAAATCTTAAAACCGAATTTATTTATAAATTAGTTGAAACGCTAAAAGATGAAATGGGCGAAGCCTTCCCAGAATTGGTGAAGCAATACGATGTCATTAAAAATGTAATTAAAGAAGAAGAAAGCTCGTTCCTTAAAACTTTGGATAATGGGCTTTTGATTCTCGATTCGATGATTGCTAGTGTAAAAGATAATAAATTAAGCGGAGCTAAAGCCTTTGAATTGTATGATACTTATGGATTCTCTTTTGATTTAACGCAGCTGATTGTTGCCGAAAAAGGAATTTCTGTGGACGAAGCGGAGTTTGAAAAAGAATTGGCAAAACAAAAGCAGCGTTCTAAAAATGCTGCAAGCCTTAAAACCGATGACTGGGTAGTGCTTGCGGACGATGATGAGCAAGAATTCATCGGATACGATAGCACAGAAGTAGATGTGAAAATCGTAAAATATCGAAAAGTAGAAAGTAACAAAAAAACATTTTATCAATTAGTGTTCAATGTTACGCCATTCTATGCAGAATCAGGCGGACAAGTGGGCGATAAGGGCGCGTTAATTGCCAGCAATGGCGAGCGTGTATACATCATCGATACCAAAAAAGAAAACAATCTGAGCGTGCACATTGTGGAAGAGCTTCCGTCTGATGTAAATGCACAGTTTAAGGCTGTTGTGGCAAAAGATTTACGCCAAAACACCATGGCAAATCACTCAGCGACACACTTGTTGCACCAAGCTTTACGCCAAATTTTGGGTACGCATGTGGAGCAAAAAGGCTCTAAAGTAGATGCCAAAAACTTGCGTTTTGACTTTTCACACTTTAAGAAATTATCGCCAGAAGAAATTTTGGAAGTAGAACATTTTGTAAACGAAAAAATCAAAGAAAAAATCGCCCTGCAAGAATTTAGAAGTATTCCAAAAGAAGAAGCTTTGGCTAAAGGTGCCATGGCACTTTTCGGTGAAAAATATGGCGATAATGTGCGTTTGATTCAGTTTGGCGAGAGCAAAGAGCTTTGCGGCGGAACTCATGTTCCCAATACGGCAGATATATGGTATTTTAAGATTCAAAACGAATCAGCGGTGGCTGCGGGAATCCGTAGAATCGAAGCTATCACAGGAGCCGAAGCACTTGATTATTTTAAAACCAACGAAGAAGAATTACGCCAAATTCAATCTCAATTAAATGTAAATAAAGAGCCACTAAAAGCGGTGGTTTCGTTACAAACCGAGAACGAAAAACTAAAAGCTGAAATTGAGCAATTAAAACGCGAGCAAGCCAAAGGCGTGAAACAAGAGTGGAAAAGCCAAGTAGTTGAAATAAATGGCATTAACGCAATCTTTGCGCGTGCCGAAATGGATAATGCACTCATCAAAGATTTAATATTTCAATTAAAAACTGAGCTGGAAAATGCCTTCATTGTAGTGGCCAATCTTTATGAGGGCAAAGCTACAATCTCCGTAGGAATTAGCGATGCCTTGGCCAAGGGAAAATCCTTGCACGCAGGAAATTTAGTGCGCGAGTGGGCAAAGGAAATCCACGGAGGTGGTGGAGGGCAGCCTACATTTGCCACCGCGGGCGGAAAATTACCAGAAGGTCTAGATAAAGTTTTAACTTTGGCCAAAGAAAAACTGGAAAATTTGTAG
- a CDS encoding MerR family transcriptional regulator — MNIELPEKLYYKISEVAEAFGVNASLLRFWEKEFDILKPKKNRKGNRYFTPEDIQNLKVIYHLVKEKGYTLEGAKIALENKEKIEEETSIIFRLEKIKAELENLKNLLD; from the coding sequence ATGAATATTGAACTTCCCGAGAAATTGTATTACAAAATCAGCGAAGTTGCTGAAGCCTTCGGTGTGAATGCTTCGCTATTAAGGTTTTGGGAAAAAGAATTTGATATTTTAAAACCGAAAAAAAATCGGAAGGGCAATCGCTACTTCACACCAGAGGATATTCAAAATTTAAAAGTCATTTATCATTTAGTCAAAGAAAAAGGCTACACGCTCGAGGGGGCTAAAATCGCCTTAGAGAACAAGGAAAAAATTGAGGAAGAAACCTCTATTATCTTTAGACTTGAAAAAATAAAAGCCGAGCTTGAAAATCTAAAAAACTTATTGGATTAA
- a CDS encoding nucleoside phosphorylase yields MIKASELPLNPDGSVYHLNLLPEDIADTIILVGDPERVSRVSKFFDKVEIQKHKREFVTHTGVKNGKRLTVLSSGIGTDNIDIVINELDALVNVDLHTREIKDEKKSLKFVRFGTSGTVNPSIKAGDFVASRYTAGFDGLMNFYPQHQNSQFQEKFLKDFKYTSIRPMVYTSECDADLLELFKDHVVVGNTGSLSGFYGPQGRQVRLQSLDNDFLDHLHACGLDNFEMETSAIYSFAKMMGHHALSLNCIIANRTTGEFLENYKESVNKMIALGLDILTK; encoded by the coding sequence ATGATAAAAGCCTCAGAACTGCCACTAAACCCCGATGGGAGCGTGTACCATTTGAATCTATTGCCAGAAGACATTGCCGATACCATTATTCTCGTGGGCGACCCCGAGCGCGTGTCTCGTGTGTCTAAATTCTTTGATAAAGTAGAAATTCAGAAGCATAAGCGAGAATTTGTAACTCATACGGGTGTTAAAAATGGTAAAAGATTAACAGTTCTTTCTTCGGGAATTGGGACAGATAATATTGATATTGTAATCAATGAACTAGATGCGCTGGTGAATGTAGATTTGCATACAAGAGAGATTAAGGATGAAAAAAAATCGCTTAAATTTGTGCGTTTTGGCACATCGGGCACCGTGAATCCATCGATAAAAGCAGGGGATTTTGTAGCGTCTCGTTACACTGCAGGATTCGATGGGTTGATGAATTTTTATCCACAACACCAAAATTCACAATTTCAGGAGAAATTTTTAAAAGATTTTAAATACACCAGCATCCGCCCGATGGTTTACACTTCGGAATGCGATGCCGATTTATTGGAGTTGTTTAAAGACCATGTAGTCGTGGGCAACACAGGTTCGTTGTCAGGATTCTACGGTCCGCAAGGACGCCAAGTGCGTTTGCAGTCGCTCGATAATGATTTCTTAGACCATTTGCACGCTTGCGGATTAGATAATTTTGAAATGGAAACTTCAGCCATCTATTCGTTTGCCAAAATGATGGGGCATCACGCCTTGTCGCTCAATTGCATTATAGCCAACCGCACCACAGGCGAATTTTTAGAAAATTACAAAGAGTCTGTGAATAAGATGATAGCGCTTGGTTTAGATATTTTGACTAAATAA
- a CDS encoding M23 family metallopeptidase, whose product MSKKHFYYDSEKGEYLPVESSKTSKAKLIFSVIFLTLFFSGIGIFLGYHYLIQPKNANQAKLANELEKMELQYKVLNKKFKKTQKVLEDLESRDEYVYRSFFELAPIDKDIRKAGFGGVDRYADFSSLTYGELVKETSKNLDIINKRLVVQSKSLDEIVESAKKKDEMFRHLPAIQPIANKDLKHIASGYGMRLHPILKIGKMHWGVDFAASPGTPIYATGDGTVKQAGVSGGYGNVVVINHGYGYETVYGHMSRIKVQAGQAVKRGDVIGFVGSTGLSSGPHLHYEVHKNGERVDPIHFFNQEVSPDEFNELYKASRQMNISLD is encoded by the coding sequence ATGAGTAAAAAACATTTTTATTACGATTCTGAAAAAGGGGAATATCTCCCCGTTGAATCATCAAAAACTAGCAAGGCAAAATTAATATTTTCCGTTATATTTCTTACATTATTTTTCTCTGGCATCGGGATTTTCTTGGGCTACCATTATTTAATTCAGCCTAAAAATGCAAATCAAGCTAAATTGGCCAACGAGCTTGAGAAAATGGAACTGCAATACAAAGTTTTAAATAAGAAATTTAAAAAGACGCAAAAGGTGCTCGAAGATTTAGAAAGCCGTGACGAATATGTATATCGTTCGTTTTTTGAACTTGCTCCGATCGACAAAGACATCAGAAAAGCGGGTTTTGGGGGTGTAGATCGCTACGCAGATTTCTCGTCGCTCACTTACGGGGAATTGGTCAAAGAAACTAGCAAAAACTTAGACATTATTAATAAAAGATTGGTCGTTCAATCCAAATCTCTTGACGAAATCGTGGAATCTGCAAAAAAGAAAGATGAAATGTTTCGTCATTTACCCGCCATTCAGCCAATAGCTAATAAGGATTTAAAACATATCGCGTCTGGCTACGGAATGCGCCTTCATCCTATTTTGAAAATCGGAAAAATGCACTGGGGAGTAGATTTTGCAGCAAGCCCTGGGACTCCGATTTATGCCACAGGCGATGGCACGGTGAAACAAGCTGGCGTGTCGGGAGGCTATGGGAATGTGGTTGTTATAAACCACGGCTATGGCTATGAAACGGTGTATGGGCATATGAGCCGCATCAAGGTGCAAGCTGGGCAGGCCGTAAAGCGTGGCGATGTCATCGGCTTTGTGGGTAGCACTGGGCTTTCATCTGGCCCGCACCTGCACTATGAAGTTCACAAAAATGGGGAACGCGTGGACCCTATTCACTTCTTTAATCAAGAGGTGAGTCCAGATGAATTTAACGAGCTCTATAAAGCTTCCAGACAAATGAATATCTCTCTAGATTAA
- a CDS encoding lipocalin family protein, with translation MKKVQFLSLVLVALSAILFISCNKDDDGGNPDVQKNEIYGEWELYYEYDAHNKQDREFKKGCGEIFNFYKNKKLTFLPKYNNCEVGELEEGTFEISGNKIIITDDKGESNSVEILRLDDKFLDLKFEGIADEGTPYEKKTFTTSKYRKIR, from the coding sequence ATGAAAAAAGTACAATTTTTAAGTTTAGTTTTAGTGGCATTGAGTGCCATTTTGTTCATCTCTTGTAACAAAGATGATGATGGAGGAAATCCCGATGTTCAAAAAAATGAAATCTATGGAGAATGGGAGCTGTATTATGAATATGATGCTCATAATAAACAAGATAGAGAGTTTAAAAAGGGTTGTGGTGAGATTTTTAATTTCTATAAAAACAAAAAATTAACATTTTTGCCCAAATACAATAATTGTGAGGTAGGGGAGTTAGAAGAAGGAACATTTGAAATATCAGGTAATAAGATTATTATCACTGATGATAAAGGTGAGTCCAATTCTGTGGAAATTTTGAGGCTAGATGATAAATTTTTAGATTTAAAGTTCGAAGGCATTGCGGATGAGGGAACCCCTTATGAAAAGAAAACTTTTACAACTTCTAAATACAGAAAAATCCGTTAG
- the hisS gene encoding histidine--tRNA ligase, giving the protein MKPALAKGTRDFMPQEVQRRQYIIQKLQKNFQLYGFAPIETPAFENLSTLTGKYGEEGDRLIFKILKSGDFLQKLKPEDLSANPNAVAPKISDKALRYDLTVPFARFVVQHQNELNFPFKRYQIQPVWRADRPQKGRFREFYQCDADVVGSESLWQEVELIQLYDAGFSDLGLEVEIHLNNRKILSGLAEVANISEQLIDFTVALDKLDKIGKAAVEEEMLSKGISQEALKILSPIFDISGDFSAQLEQLKPIVADSEIGLKGIEELQFINEQVQALGLKKSSLILNLTLARGLDYYTGAILEVKAKGVEMGSIGGGGRYNDLTGIFGLKNMPGVGVSFGLDRIYLVLEELNLFPDFASENKKILFTNFGEKEALAAMKVVQKLRNQGIYTELYPESAKMKKQFSYADKGAFTHVAIIGTEEMNEGKLSLKDLKTGEQVSISQEEILEKFKA; this is encoded by the coding sequence ATGAAACCAGCCTTAGCCAAAGGAACCAGAGATTTTATGCCACAGGAGGTGCAGCGCAGACAATACATCATTCAGAAATTGCAAAAGAATTTCCAATTGTATGGTTTTGCACCGATTGAGACACCTGCTTTTGAAAATCTCTCAACACTCACAGGAAAATACGGAGAAGAAGGAGACCGCTTGATTTTTAAAATTCTAAAATCAGGGGATTTTTTACAAAAACTAAAACCAGAAGATTTATCGGCAAATCCCAATGCCGTGGCTCCCAAAATCTCGGACAAAGCCCTGCGTTATGATTTAACGGTGCCTTTTGCCCGTTTTGTGGTGCAGCACCAGAACGAGCTCAACTTCCCATTCAAGCGTTACCAGATTCAGCCCGTGTGGCGCGCCGATCGTCCGCAAAAAGGGCGTTTCAGAGAATTTTACCAGTGCGATGCCGATGTAGTAGGTAGCGAGTCGCTGTGGCAAGAAGTAGAACTTATTCAATTATATGATGCAGGATTTTCGGATTTAGGCTTGGAGGTAGAAATCCACTTAAACAACCGAAAGATTTTAAGCGGATTGGCAGAAGTGGCAAATATTTCTGAGCAATTGATTGATTTTACCGTAGCACTCGATAAGTTAGACAAAATCGGAAAAGCAGCCGTAGAAGAAGAAATGCTAAGCAAAGGAATTTCCCAAGAAGCCTTAAAAATCCTTTCGCCGATATTCGATATTTCGGGCGATTTTTCTGCACAATTGGAGCAATTAAAGCCTATTGTGGCCGATTCAGAAATTGGACTCAAAGGAATCGAGGAATTACAATTCATCAATGAGCAAGTGCAAGCTTTAGGGCTTAAAAAATCATCATTAATCCTAAATTTAACCCTTGCGCGTGGTTTGGATTATTACACAGGAGCGATTTTGGAAGTAAAAGCCAAAGGCGTAGAAATGGGCTCCATTGGTGGCGGCGGAAGATACAACGACCTTACGGGAATTTTTGGTTTAAAGAATATGCCTGGTGTGGGGGTATCGTTTGGTTTAGACAGAATTTATTTAGTGCTGGAAGAGCTAAACCTTTTCCCTGATTTCGCCAGCGAAAATAAGAAAATTTTATTTACCAACTTCGGCGAAAAAGAAGCACTCGCTGCAATGAAAGTGGTTCAAAAATTACGAAATCAAGGCATTTACACTGAGCTTTATCCCGAATCGGCTAAAATGAAAAAGCAATTTTCGTATGCCGACAAAGGAGCATTTACGCATGTTGCCATCATCGGGACCGAGGAGATGAACGAGGGCAAACTTTCGCTTAAGGATTTAAAAACAGGAGAGCAAGTAAGCATTTCGCAAGAAGAAATCCTTGAAAAATTCAAAGCCTAA
- a CDS encoding RluA family pseudouridine synthase — protein sequence MPTELNILYEDNHLIIVNKKCGELVQGDKTGDKSLLEDIKNFIKIRDHKPGNVYLGLIHRLDRVTSGAIVYAKTSKALSRMNELFKTRKVDKVYWALCTPLAPTQPTEGTLTHYLKKNSRNNTVTVFPRATEGAKKAVLHYKLIKKLDRYWLFEIELETGRSHQIRAQMAKIGATIKGDLKYGAERSNKDGGIHLHARHLRFQHPVSKEQISITAPLPQDNLWQACEL from the coding sequence ATGCCCACTGAGCTCAATATTTTATACGAAGACAATCACCTTATCATCGTCAATAAAAAATGTGGCGAATTAGTGCAAGGCGATAAAACAGGTGATAAAAGCCTACTAGAAGACATCAAAAACTTCATCAAAATCAGAGACCACAAGCCTGGGAATGTATACTTAGGCTTAATCCATCGGCTCGACCGTGTAACCAGTGGCGCCATCGTGTATGCCAAAACAAGCAAAGCCCTCAGCCGAATGAATGAACTCTTTAAAACCCGAAAGGTGGATAAAGTATACTGGGCGCTCTGCACACCCCTCGCCCCTACACAACCCACCGAAGGTACACTGACCCATTACCTGAAAAAGAATTCCCGAAACAACACCGTTACCGTGTTTCCGCGCGCTACCGAGGGAGCCAAAAAAGCCGTTTTGCACTACAAATTAATCAAGAAGCTAGACCGCTATTGGCTTTTTGAAATTGAGCTAGAAACTGGGCGCTCGCACCAAATTCGGGCGCAAATGGCAAAGATTGGCGCCACCATCAAAGGCGATTTAAAATACGGTGCCGAGCGCTCCAATAAAGATGGAGGCATTCACCTGCACGCGCGGCACCTCCGCTTTCAGCACCCTGTGAGCAAGGAGCAAATCAGCATCACCGCACCATTGCCCCA
- a CDS encoding DUF2752 domain-containing protein codes for MSSVLFLGGALLFLYGSYNPSEVEGFPKCPSYSFLGLYCPGCGSQRAVFQLLNFNLNQAFRYNSLLVIMLPLVLYALGVKAANYIFGTHYQVRILNHHLFAKALLVLVILYFILRNLEIQGLEFLRPPL; via the coding sequence TTGAGCTCTGTCCTGTTTCTGGGCGGAGCTTTATTATTTTTATACGGTAGCTACAATCCCTCAGAAGTGGAGGGCTTCCCCAAGTGCCCAAGCTATTCGTTTTTAGGATTGTATTGCCCTGGGTGCGGCTCTCAAAGGGCTGTTTTTCAGCTTTTAAACTTTAATTTAAACCAAGCATTTAGGTATAATTCCCTGCTGGTGATTATGCTTCCGCTCGTCTTATACGCCCTCGGGGTAAAAGCCGCAAACTACATTTTTGGTACGCACTACCAAGTCCGAATACTCAATCACCACTTGTTTGCGAAGGCTCTTTTAGTCCTAGTCATCCTCTATTTTATTTTAAGAAATCTAGAAATTCAAGGCTTAGAATTTTTGCGCCCTCCGCTATAA
- a CDS encoding AAA family ATPase, producing MQEISELVQAQAVKFASLSKELKKVIYGQDRMVESLLIGLLCNGHILLEGVPGLAKTLAIKTLSDAVHGAFSRIQFTPDLLPADVVGTLIYNAKENDFAIKKGPIFANFVLADEINRAPAKVQSALLEAMQERQVTIGDETFRLEEPFLVLATQNPVEQEGTYSLPEAQMDRFMLKTIITYPDYESERQIMRHNINNTFPKIQPMMEKHELLQAREVIQKIYMDEKIEQYILDIVACSRYPKDFQLPELKEYIEFGTSPRGSINMAKAARAHAFLKGRAYVVPEDVRAVVKDVLRHRIGITYEAEAENINSDMIIDKIVNKIPLP from the coding sequence ATGCAAGAGATATCTGAATTGGTTCAAGCACAAGCAGTTAAATTCGCTTCGTTGTCCAAAGAGCTTAAAAAAGTAATTTACGGACAAGATAGAATGGTAGAGAGCCTTTTGATTGGGCTGCTCTGTAATGGGCATATTTTGCTCGAGGGCGTGCCTGGTTTGGCTAAAACTTTAGCCATCAAAACCCTGTCAGACGCGGTACATGGAGCTTTTTCAAGAATCCAGTTTACGCCCGATTTGTTGCCGGCAGATGTCGTGGGAACTTTAATTTATAATGCCAAAGAAAACGATTTTGCGATTAAGAAAGGACCTATTTTCGCCAATTTTGTGTTGGCAGACGAGATAAACCGAGCGCCCGCCAAGGTGCAATCTGCGTTGCTTGAGGCAATGCAGGAAAGGCAAGTTACCATAGGCGATGAAACTTTTAGGCTAGAAGAACCATTCTTAGTACTTGCCACTCAAAACCCTGTGGAGCAGGAGGGGACTTACTCTTTGCCCGAGGCGCAAATGGACCGTTTTATGCTTAAAACCATCATCACCTATCCTGATTATGAATCTGAGCGCCAAATTATGCGCCATAATATCAATAATACTTTTCCCAAGATTCAGCCCATGATGGAAAAACACGAATTGCTCCAAGCACGAGAAGTGATTCAAAAAATCTATATGGACGAAAAAATCGAACAATACATTCTAGACATTGTAGCCTGTTCGCGCTATCCAAAAGATTTTCAATTACCTGAATTGAAGGAATATATAGAGTTCGGAACCTCGCCGCGTGGTAGTATCAACATGGCAAAAGCCGCTCGCGCCCATGCATTCCTAAAAGGCAGAGCCTATGTGGTGCCAGAAGATGTGCGTGCCGTGGTGAAAGATGTTTTGCGCCACCGTATCGGAATCACTTACGAAGCCGAAGCAGAAAACATTAATTCAGATATGATTATAGATAAAATTGTAAATAAAATTCCATTGCCTTAA